One part of the Vicia villosa cultivar HV-30 ecotype Madison, WI linkage group LG6, Vvil1.0, whole genome shotgun sequence genome encodes these proteins:
- the LOC131612332 gene encoding germin-like protein subfamily 1 member 7, producing MKVLYFLVSILALASSVSFAYDPSPLQDFCVAIQDPKDGVFVNGKFCKDPALVKAEDFFKHVNPGNTSNALGSQVTAVAVDQLFGLNTLGISLARIDFAPKGLNPPHTHPRGSEILIVLEGTLYVGFVTSNQDKNRLFTKVLNKGDVFVFPIGLIHFQLNVGYGNAVAIAGLSSQNPGVITIANALFKSDPSISDEVLTKSFQVDKSIIDYLQKQSWYDNN from the exons ATGAAGGTTCTTTACTTCCTTGTTAGCATCTTGGCTTTGGCATCCTCGGTTTCCTTTGCTTATGACCCTAGTCctctccaagatttttgtgttgcAATTCAAGATCCCAAAGATGGTG TATTTGTGAATGGAAAGTTCTGTAAAGACCCTGCACTAGTTAAAGCTGAAGATTTCTTCAAACATGTTAATCCCGGGAATACCTCGAACGCATTAGGCTCTCAAGTAACTGCAGTCGCTGTAGATCAACTATTCGGACTAAACACACTTGGCATATCTTTGGCTCGCATTGATTTTGCACCTAAGGGTTTAAATCCACCTCACACCCACCCTCGAGGTAGTGAGATCCTTATAGTTCTCGAAGGCACTCTTTATGTTGGATTTGTCACTTCCAATCAAGATAAAAATCGTCTTTTCACCAAAGTGCTCAACAAGGGTGATGTATTTGTGTTTCCAATCGGTCTCATCCACTTTCAACTAAATGTAGGATATGGCAACGCTGTTGCTATTGCTGGACTTAGCAGTCAAAATCCAGGAGTTATCACTATTGCAAATGCGTTGTTTAAATCTGATCCCTCTATTTCTGACGAGGTTCTTACTAAATCTTTCCAAGTAGATAAGAGCATCATTGATTATCTTCAAAAGCAATCTTGGTACGACAACAACTAG